Proteins encoded by one window of Primulina huaijiensis isolate GDHJ02 chromosome 1, ASM1229523v2, whole genome shotgun sequence:
- the LOC140982590 gene encoding protein SUPPRESSOR OF MAX2 1A-like translates to MRAALSTIQQTLTSDAANVLNLSIAEAARRNHGQTTPLHVAATLLASPTGFLRQACIRSHPNSSHPLQCRALELCFSVALERLPTAQNVSAQATEPPISNALMAALKRAQANQRRGCPEQQQQPLLAVKVELEQLIISILDDPSVSRVMREASFSSPAVKSTIEQSMNSSTTRSNRQHQINASNVNFGANFAGIVPRIPSNPGLLSSPVGHISAVPNRNLYLNPRLQQGGAAQASTQKGEEVKRVLEIMARTKKKNPVLVGDTELESVVKELLRKIENQELGNDEILKNAQIISMDKDFLSDKNQIPVKIKELGGVIDSKIGAGGVILDLGNLKWLVEQPASSGLSQQQQMISEIGRAAIAEMANLLTRFEGGSKDNRLWLIGTATCETYLRCQVYHSTMENDLDLQAVPIASKSPLPGMFPRLGTETISCNPIESLNPLKATPTPTPTPLPALTRRVSENLDTTPQTAFCSLCSENYEKELAKLAAIKKSFSEAKQDATKTSLPQWLRNVELDSSDAKTTDQSLGKGQGSHSKHKTQELQKKWKDACLNLHPNFHQNKRSEKLAMPTLSMTSFLNPNLLSRPSFQPKLQTMKPIGETFQLNTTPVAIQQLAERENSRPGSPVQTELVLGRKKTDSELEEAPENEAKDFLSCISSEPHTKLFDKFADKLDADTYKKLLKGLMERAWWQAEAASSIASAITRCRLGNGKRRGGGSRGDIWLLFTGPDRVGKNKMASVLADQICGANPISICLGTRRNDGDLDMKFRGRTAIDRITEAIRRDPVSVILLEDIDEADMLVRGSIKRAIERGRLIDSHGREVSLGNAIFVLTGDWSTPDPELLRNGHFVDETKLASTASGNWQLGLVLRDKSSKRRANWLHEEHGSVKSRKEMGSGLSLDLNLAASNDHDDYRTDGSNNSSDLTIHQEDDRGLANRPFSISSVPQELVNIVDDTILFKPVESTFVTQEIKKTMSIKFAMTVDDKLSLEVEDDVVEKILGGLWHDRTSLEKWIENVLAPSFDQLKARLPFGDMSSLVARLVIESDSIDQGKSKTNGDWLPSIIIV, encoded by the exons ATGAGAGCTGCTTTAAGCACAATTCAACAGACCCTTACATCAGATGCAGCAAACGTTCTCAACCTATCGATAGCGGAAGCCGCCCGCAGGAACCACGGTCAGACGACGCCGCTGCACGTGGCGGCCACCTTGTTGGCTTCCCCGACGGGTTTCTTGCGGCAGGCATGCATCCGTTCTCACCCCAATTCAAGCCACCCTCTTCAGTGCCGCGCGTTGGAGCTCTGCTTCAGCGTGGCTCTCGAACGACTCCCCACCGCCCAAAACGTGTCGGCTCAAGCGACGGAACCGCCGATATCGAACGCCCTCATGGCGGCGCTCAAGAGGGCTCAAGCCAATCAAAGGCGCGGCTGCCccgagcagcagcagcagccgcTTCTCGCCGTGAAAGTGGAGCTGGAGCAGCTGATTATATCCATACTCGATGATCCCAGTGTCAGCCGTGTGATGAGGGAGGCAAGCTTTTCAAGCCCAGCTGTAAAATCCACCATAGAACAATCGATGAATAGCTCCACCACGCGATCTAATCGTCAGCATCAAATTAATGCTAGTAATGTAAATTTTGGAGCTAACTTTGCTGGAATTGTACCGAGAATCCCTTCTAATCCAGGTCTATTATCATCTCCGGTGGGACATATTTCCGCTGTGCCGAATCGGAACTTGTACTTGAACCCGCGGCTGCAGCAGGGCGGTGCAGCGCAGGCATCGACTCAGAAGGGTGAAGAAGTGAAAAGGGTTTTGGAAATAATGGCAAGAACCAAGAAAAAGAACCCGGTTTTGGTGGGCGATACTGAACTTGAATCCGTCGTGAAGGAATTATTGAGAAAGATAGAAAATCAAGAACTGGGAAATGATGAGATTCTGAAAAATGCTCAGATAATCTCTATGGACAAAGATTTTTTATCTGATAAGAATCAGATACCAGTGAAGATTAAAGAATTAGGAGGCGTGATTGATAGCAAGATTGGGGCTGGAGGGGTGATTCTTGACTTGGGTAATTTGAAATGGCTTGTGGAGCAGCCTGCGAGTTCTGGTTTGTCGCAGCAACAGCAAATGATATCTGAAATTGGAAGGGCTGCCATAGCCGAAATGGCGAACTTATTGACCCGATTTGAAGGTGGAAGTAAGGATAATAGGCTTTGGTTGATTGGAACTGCAACATGTGAGACTTATTTGAGGTGTCAGGTTTATCATTCTACCATGGAAAATGATTTGGATCTGCAAGCAGTGCCGATTGCTTCGAAATCGCCTCTTCCTGGAATGTTTCCCAG ACTTGGAACCGAGACGATTTCATGCAATCCGATTGAGTCTTTGAATCCTTTGAAGGCAACTCCAACTCCAACTCCAACTCCACTGCCTGCTTTAACAAGGCGTGTATCTGAGAACTTAGATACTACTCCACAAACTGCCTTTTGTTCTCTATGTTCCGAAAATTACGAAAAAGAGCTGGCTAAACTTGCTGCGATCAAGAAATCATTTTCCGAGGCTAAGCAAGACGCCACAAAGACATCTTTGCCACAATGGCTGCGAAACGTTGAACTTGATAGTAGTGATGctaaaacaactgatcagtcaCTG GGGAAGGGACAAGGGTCGCATTCAAAGCATAAGACTCAAGAACTTCAGAAGAAATGGAAGGATGCTTGCTTGAATCTTCATCCAAACTTTCATCAGAATAAACGTTCAGAAAAACTTGCTATGCCTACTCTCTCAATGACGAGTTTCTTGAATCCGAACTTGCTCTCACGTCCATCATTCCAGCCGAAATTGCAGACTATGAAACCCATCGGGGAAACTTTTCAGCTCAACACAACTCCGGTAGCGATCCAACAACTTGCAGAACGTGAGAATAGCCGTCCAGGAAGTCCAGTGCAGACAGAGCTTGTTCTTGGAAGAAAAAAAACTGATAGTGAACTCGAAGAAGCTCCTGAAAATGAGGCAAAAGATTTTCTCAGTTGCATCTCTTCTGAACCGCATACTAAGTTGTTCGATAAGTTCGCCGATAAATTGGACGCTGATACATACAAAAAACTCCTAAAGGGCCTAATGGAGAGAGCATGGTGGCAAGCAGAAGCAGCCTCGTCTATTGCTTCAGCAATTACACGTTGCAGATTAGGCAATGGAAAGCGTCGGGGTGGTGGATCGAGGGGTGATATTTGGTTATTATTCACAGGACCGGACCGAGTTGGTAAGAACAAGATGGCTTCTGTTTTGGCTGACCAGATATGTGGTGCCAATCCAATATCAATATGTCTGGGCACGAGAAGGAACGATGGAGATTTGGATATGAAATTCCGCGGGAGAACAGCGATTGATCGCATTACAGAGGCCATTAGAAGGGATCCTGTTTCGGTGATTTTGCTCGAGGATATCGATGAAGCAGATATGTTGGTTCGTGGGAGCATAAAACGTGCGATCGAGAGAGGCAGGCTCATTGATTCTCATGGTCGTGAAGTCAGTCTTGGAAATGCCATATTTGTTCTTACGGGAGATTGGTCGACACCTGATCCCGAATTGTTGAGAAATGGACATTTTGTAGATGAAACGAAGCTTGCCTCCACAGCAAGTGGAAACTGGCAGTTGGGACTGGTTTTAAGAGATAAAAGTTCGAAAAGACGAGCAAATTGGTTGCACGAAGAACATGGATCGGTGAAATCGAGGAAAGAAATGGGATCTGGCCTCTCTCTCGACCTAAATCTTGCGGCATCCAATGATCATGATGATTATAGAACAGATGGATCTAACAATTCGAGCGATCTCACGATACACCAGGAGGACGATCGTGGCCTCGCAAACCGGCCATTCTCTATTTCATCCGTGCCTCAGGAACTAGTCAATATTGTTGATGATACCATATTATTCAAGCCAGTTGAGTCAACTTTTGTCACTCAGGAGATCAAGAAAACAATGTCCATTAAATTTGCCATGACTGTTGATGACAAATTGTCTTTAGAAGTCGAAGATGATGTTGTGGAAAAGATATTAGGTGGGCTATGGCATGACCGGACAAGTCTCGAAAAATGGATTGAAAATGTTTTGGCACCGAGCTTCGATCAACTGAAGGCACGTCTCCCATTCGGCGACATGAGTAGCTTGGTTGCTCGTCTGGTGATCGAGTCGGATTCGATTGACCAAGGCAAGAGCAAGACTAATGGAGATTGGCTGCCTAGTATCATCATAGTATAA